The following is a genomic window from Helicobacter sp. MIT 21-1697.
AAAAACAATGTTCCTCACCTCTATGGGTATCGGGCATTACAATGATAAAGGGTTCAAATACAGAATCTTCAAGCATTAGTTCAAAGATTTTTTGTGCAGGAAACATAGAATCGTATTTAACGAGAAAGGCTACTCTTATGGGATTTCGTCTTGAGATACTTTGGATTATACTTCTATACTTTTTGTTGTATTTTCTATTCTTTCTTAATTTTCTTAAAAAGAGGCGAATTTTGTGTTTTAGGCTCATTTTGCACTTCTCAAAGACTGCACTAAATGCTCATAGATTTTTTGTGTGGCATTAGGATAATTTATCATTACTTCGTTTTGTGCAAAGGCCATTCTTTGCTCTTTTAAGCTGTCCTGCTCTTTACAAAGAGATTCTATAAAATTATCCAAATCTTGTGCATTATGAATAGCATAATGTGCATTGACACATTTGCGTCCAAATTCAGTCCAACACACCTGTGTATTGAGATTATCTCTATATAAAAAAGCACAAGGTTTATGTGTGTAGAGCCATTCTGCCATAAAGCTTCCACAATCGTGAATAAGCGCGTCGGAATTGGCAAAAACTTCCATATAATCACCTTGTGTAGAGTAAGTAACATTGTTCAAAGCACAGATTTTATCAAAATAGCTTTGCGTTTTTGCTTCTCCCCAAAAATCTTCTTTGGCTAATTGTGCAAAAAGCAATGGATGAGGGCGAAATATGAAATCTATATTGGTATTTTTTGCCATTAGACGATATAAAATCTCATAATATTTCAAAAATGAGCCTACCGCAGATTGGGCTTCATAAATAGAATGATGAGGAGCGATAATAATGCGAAGTTTTTTTGTAGGGGCAGGTTCTTGTGCTTGTTTAAGATGATGTGCTAGAGAATCCATTTTGGGATAACCACTCAAAACTAAATTTGCACCTTTGATGATTTGGTATTTTTGGGCAAGTTTTATCACCTCTTCATTTTCTGCAAAAAATTTCCATATATAATTTGAAGTTTCAAGTTTGAGATTATCTATGCTTACCAAACATCGCCCTAAATAAAAATAGCTGATATAAAAGATAGGGATACATTTTTGCGTCCAATAGGCGATTTTAAAAAACTGATGAGCCATTTCATCATAAGGATTAGCAGTAGTCATTAAATCAAATTCTTGTGTATAATCAATGAAGGTCTTTGAGGCAAAATCATAGCCATTTAAAACGCGTTCTGCCCCCCC
Proteins encoded in this region:
- a CDS encoding CDP-glycerol glycerophosphotransferase family protein, coding for MSILSKNSYLKTKYRAFKEKNKNSYLRVKWRTFREAKKALKLRLKILYIRKKIESKVQVISQKSIIKVAFLQMYIAECQNFSLFEKFLKDNRFEPYFIVNPDIARSEENFITQYKKTYEELANKYSGGGAERVLNGYDFASKTFIDYTQEFDLMTTANPYDEMAHQFFKIAYWTQKCIPIFYISYFYLGRCLVSIDNLKLETSNYIWKFFAENEEVIKLAQKYQIIKGANLVLSGYPKMDSLAHHLKQAQEPAPTKKLRIIIAPHHSIYEAQSAVGSFLKYYEILYRLMAKNTNIDFIFRPHPLLFAQLAKEDFWGEAKTQSYFDKICALNNVTYSTQGDYMEVFANSDALIHDCGSFMAEWLYTHKPCAFLYRDNLNTQVCWTEFGRKCVNAHYAIHNAQDLDNFIESLCKEQDSLKEQRMAFAQNEVMINYPNATQKIYEHLVQSLRSAK